Proteins from a genomic interval of Ndongobacter massiliensis:
- a CDS encoding PBSX family phage terminase large subunit translates to MSRKIVRIQQEINPNFKDVWKSDKPYNVLKGGRNSFKSSVIALKLVYMMIPYMQDGECANVVVIRKVANTIRDSVFQKMQWALGKFGFMNRFKKTIAPFKLIDQKTGSCVYFYGQDDFQKLKSNDIGNLIAVWYEEAAEFNSFEEFDQTNITFMRQKHERAPFVQIFWSYNPPRNPYSWINEWVERAKKDENYLVHHSTYKDDTLGFVTAQMMEDIIRVRDNDYDYYRYIYEGIPVGIGDNVYNMDLFHGVSELPKDEHILALYFATDTGHSVSATTTLAFAYTMKRNVYLLSTDYYSPVGKLKKRSPVEHCEAMERFYTEVFEKYPYPVQKKTVDSADGAIRNQYFNLYGERLHPVSKGRKVDMIDNVIDLLAQGRFFYLENEENQVFLEEHRDYRWIPESIENSPDNPAVVKERDHTCDAFQYFCKDNLRDLGLKY, encoded by the coding sequence ATGAGTCGAAAGATTGTACGGATACAACAGGAGATTAACCCGAACTTCAAAGATGTTTGGAAAAGTGACAAGCCGTACAACGTGCTAAAGGGCGGACGAAACTCGTTCAAGTCGTCCGTGATTGCGCTAAAACTCGTTTACATGATGATTCCATATATGCAGGATGGGGAGTGCGCGAACGTTGTTGTTATTCGCAAAGTTGCAAACACCATTCGAGACAGCGTTTTTCAAAAAATGCAATGGGCACTCGGCAAGTTTGGATTTATGAACCGCTTCAAAAAGACAATTGCGCCGTTTAAGCTGATCGATCAAAAGACAGGCTCTTGCGTTTATTTTTACGGACAAGACGATTTCCAAAAGCTGAAGTCAAACGACATCGGAAACTTAATCGCCGTATGGTACGAAGAGGCGGCAGAATTCAACAGCTTCGAGGAATTCGATCAAACAAACATCACATTTATGCGCCAAAAGCACGAGCGAGCGCCATTTGTACAGATTTTCTGGTCGTACAATCCGCCGCGTAATCCATACAGCTGGATTAATGAGTGGGTCGAGCGTGCGAAAAAAGACGAAAACTACCTTGTCCATCATTCCACGTACAAAGACGATACGTTGGGGTTTGTAACCGCGCAGATGATGGAAGATATCATTCGCGTACGCGACAATGACTATGACTATTACCGCTATATCTACGAGGGAATTCCGGTTGGAATTGGCGATAACGTATATAACATGGACTTGTTTCACGGCGTTTCGGAATTGCCGAAAGACGAGCATATATTGGCGCTGTACTTTGCAACGGATACAGGGCACAGTGTTTCAGCGACGACGACGCTTGCGTTTGCGTACACGATGAAGAGGAACGTTTATTTACTTTCGACGGACTACTATAGCCCGGTTGGGAAACTAAAGAAAAGAAGCCCGGTTGAGCATTGTGAGGCAATGGAGCGTTTTTACACGGAGGTTTTTGAAAAATATCCATACCCGGTTCAAAAGAAAACTGTTGACAGCGCCGATGGAGCAATCCGAAATCAATACTTTAATCTGTACGGGGAGCGGCTGCACCCGGTTTCCAAAGGGCGAAAGGTGGACATGATCGACAACGTAATCGATCTTTTGGCGCAGGGGCGCTTTTTTTATTTGGAAAACGAAGAAAATCAAGTTTTTCTGGAAGAACATCGCGACTATAGATGGATTCCTGAAAGCATTGAAAATAGCCCGGACAATCCAGCCGTCGTAAAGGAACGCGACCATACGTGTGACGCGTTTCAATATTTCTGTAAGGATAACTTGCGCGATTTAGGGTTGAAGTATTAA
- a CDS encoding Gp15 family bacteriophage protein, which produces MLSLHKKEETKIDIDGVIFTINSSFDVILRLIDLLQDDRFSPSERVVIGLKMLISDTLSGYSIQDRNEILKSILSEYVRVEEDVALDILGNPMPKEKEELFFSFEQDAELIYAAFMQTYGIDLIEMQGKLPWTRFQALLNGLPENTRFSQVVAIRKWKPGDDKKSKAQAMQELKEVYRIRAEGEEDG; this is translated from the coding sequence ATGCTGAGTCTGCACAAAAAAGAAGAGACGAAAATTGATATCGACGGCGTGATTTTCACGATCAACTCGAGCTTTGATGTAATTCTTCGTCTCATTGATCTTTTGCAAGACGATCGTTTTTCGCCCAGTGAGCGCGTTGTGATAGGTCTGAAAATGCTTATTTCTGACACGCTTTCTGGATACTCCATTCAAGACAGGAACGAGATTTTGAAGTCCATTTTGTCGGAGTATGTTCGGGTGGAAGAAGATGTTGCGCTGGATATTTTGGGGAACCCCATGCCGAAAGAGAAAGAGGAGCTGTTTTTTTCTTTCGAGCAGGACGCGGAGTTGATCTATGCGGCTTTTATGCAGACCTACGGAATTGATCTCATTGAAATGCAAGGAAAACTACCATGGACGCGTTTTCAGGCGCTCTTGAACGGGCTTCCGGAGAATACGCGGTTTTCGCAAGTGGTGGCAATTCGCAAGTGGAAACCCGGAGACGATAAGAAATCCAAGGCGCAAGCTATGCAGGAATTGAAAGAAGTTTATCGGATTCGGGCAGAGGGAGAAGAAGATGGCTGA
- a CDS encoding putative minor capsid protein yields the protein MRVRPIRRSLLIHEVQYIPPKDGSTWESKDTEEGGKQVQRVRLEPSENFTHGAQEKEQASIRLFWDAVHSTPCEWKVGGRVVWNGVSHAITSVQTYYDHAKVHHVEVMLL from the coding sequence ATGAGAGTTAGACCGATTCGCAGAAGCCTTCTTATCCATGAGGTGCAATATATTCCGCCGAAAGACGGAAGCACGTGGGAAAGCAAAGATACCGAAGAGGGCGGGAAGCAAGTACAACGCGTTCGGCTGGAACCGTCGGAAAACTTCACGCATGGCGCGCAGGAAAAAGAACAGGCGTCCATACGCTTATTTTGGGACGCTGTACACTCTACTCCGTGCGAATGGAAGGTGGGCGGGCGCGTCGTCTGGAACGGCGTTTCCCATGCAATTACGAGCGTACAAACCTACTACGACCACGCAAAAGTGCACCATGTGGAGGTGATGTTGCTGTGA
- a CDS encoding tape measure protein: MADGQVVIRVIADDTQAKKLLGTLEQLNKTGSSRLPEQPDTFKKPTEGAKKFSVGMLAAQAAMKGVQMVSDALGAAIGRFDTMNKYPKVMEKMGFSAGQSSRSIRQLSKGIEGLPTRLDEVVSTAQGLASMTGDINKATKTTLALNNAFLASGASSEDASRGLIQYTQMLAKGQPDMQSWRTLQETMPYALQKTAESFGFAGTSAQIEFYGALKNGKITFDQFNDRLGELNDGVGGFAEMALEGSAGIQTSFQNIKTAVINGTTMILTALDNVSKAITGKSIAQNLDLLKVVIKRTFSDIAKTIESLTPVLKVVFGAFMGLVGVLHTLEPVLWGLVTAWLAFKVITTVSGWISTAIAIWKSFQAVAAGNATLLSATPGLLTQVGVAMAGATTFTGALTAGLGALKVGISALLGPIGLVALAIGGLVAIGKGFWDWLHRVSPEIEELGNAMSDASKDSQQLADDIDSAVDAWSHSKEKIEANAKTTKQLAQETQNLARQEKLTNAEKKLLKENLEELNKTIPGLNAVYDDQAHSLNLTNEQIEKYIDLNTADEGIADSKKKIAEIDEQLADLAIQRKTNTEELTAAQEKLSDSRHLSMGDIDLLNERIEELTEKNGLLAESETQAAEQKRIAEQEKIDAANAYAEAEESVKDRVITSRAELTENQQQVFDRMKDMYKSFEETTTDMFGRIEEKSAISVSEMIENLRANQEAVANWSENLAILADRGVNQGILEQLRNMGPEGAAYVRELVNASDEELEELNTEFQKGGETARVSLENEVRSAGGTVPDEVTNMVAQTGSTLASEIAAANFAGAGQNIAQGTADGIKQGTGKATGATKDMADKIQSSFRGSLDIHSPSGKFKLFGQDTMEGLTIGIKGAAPKAVAATKSVATSVISGFRSCISAAASAGRDTGNGFYNGLAATRWSIYSLAQGIADNVASTIRRALQIHSPSRVTKLLGRYTGEGFAEGLEGEIRSVGALSEKLADAALPRVDLSGAFSFAKPGAAASTTNSTTNHNERTKNVFYVEKIIWNGKEDIRRTMDEMGWIVGQENWRLQNA; this comes from the coding sequence ATGGCTGATGGACAAGTTGTCATTCGTGTCATTGCAGATGATACGCAAGCAAAAAAATTATTAGGCACGCTCGAACAACTGAATAAAACGGGGTCAAGTCGTCTTCCGGAACAGCCGGATACCTTCAAAAAGCCGACCGAGGGTGCGAAGAAATTTTCCGTTGGCATGCTTGCCGCACAGGCGGCGATGAAAGGCGTGCAGATGGTATCCGACGCGCTGGGAGCGGCAATTGGGCGATTTGATACGATGAACAAGTATCCGAAAGTCATGGAAAAAATGGGCTTTTCGGCGGGGCAATCCAGCCGCTCCATTCGCCAACTTTCAAAAGGAATTGAGGGCTTGCCGACGCGGCTGGATGAGGTGGTGTCTACCGCGCAGGGGCTAGCCTCGATGACTGGCGACATTAACAAGGCGACAAAAACGACGTTAGCGCTGAACAACGCCTTTTTGGCAAGCGGCGCTTCTTCCGAAGACGCCAGTCGTGGATTGATTCAATATACACAAATGCTTGCAAAAGGGCAGCCTGATATGCAGTCGTGGCGGACATTGCAGGAAACCATGCCGTATGCGCTTCAAAAAACGGCAGAATCTTTCGGGTTTGCCGGAACGTCCGCACAGATAGAATTTTACGGCGCACTTAAGAACGGCAAAATTACTTTTGATCAATTTAACGATCGCCTAGGCGAACTCAACGACGGTGTGGGCGGATTTGCAGAAATGGCGCTAGAGGGTTCGGCTGGTATTCAAACGTCTTTCCAAAACATCAAAACAGCGGTTATAAACGGAACGACGATGATTTTAACCGCGCTGGACAATGTGTCAAAGGCGATAACCGGGAAAAGTATCGCGCAAAACTTAGACCTTTTGAAAGTGGTAATAAAAAGGACTTTTTCGGATATTGCAAAAACGATTGAATCGTTGACGCCTGTATTGAAAGTTGTTTTTGGTGCATTTATGGGGCTTGTTGGAGTCTTGCATACTTTGGAGCCTGTATTATGGGGGTTGGTGACGGCATGGCTTGCCTTCAAGGTCATCACAACCGTTTCCGGGTGGATTAGTACAGCGATTGCGATTTGGAAGAGTTTTCAGGCGGTAGCGGCTGGGAACGCGACTCTTCTTTCCGCAACTCCGGGGCTTTTAACGCAGGTAGGCGTTGCGATGGCTGGCGCGACAACCTTCACAGGCGCACTTACGGCTGGACTGGGCGCGCTAAAGGTTGGCATTAGCGCGTTACTCGGTCCGATCGGGCTTGTTGCCTTGGCAATTGGCGGTCTTGTTGCAATCGGGAAAGGATTTTGGGATTGGCTACACCGTGTTTCTCCGGAAATCGAGGAACTGGGCAATGCGATGTCGGACGCGTCCAAAGATTCACAACAGCTTGCTGATGATATTGATTCGGCGGTGGACGCATGGTCGCACAGTAAAGAGAAGATCGAAGCAAATGCGAAGACAACAAAACAGCTTGCGCAAGAAACGCAGAACTTGGCGCGACAAGAAAAGCTGACGAACGCTGAAAAGAAACTTCTAAAAGAGAATTTGGAAGAACTGAACAAGACGATTCCCGGTCTGAATGCAGTTTATGACGATCAAGCGCATTCGCTGAACCTGACGAACGAACAGATCGAAAAATATATCGACCTAAACACCGCGGATGAAGGCATTGCCGACTCGAAGAAAAAAATTGCAGAGATCGATGAACAACTTGCGGACTTAGCAATCCAGAGAAAGACGAACACCGAAGAACTCACGGCAGCGCAAGAAAAACTCAGTGATTCTCGGCACTTGAGCATGGGTGATATAGACTTACTCAATGAAAGAATTGAAGAGCTCACTGAGAAAAATGGTTTGTTGGCGGAAAGCGAGACGCAGGCGGCTGAGCAGAAGCGGATTGCAGAGCAAGAGAAAATTGACGCGGCAAACGCCTATGCAGAAGCGGAAGAGTCCGTCAAAGATCGCGTAATTACCTCACGCGCAGAGCTTACCGAAAACCAACAGCAGGTCTTCGACCGAATGAAAGATATGTACAAATCCTTCGAAGAGACGACAACCGATATGTTCGGGCGGATTGAAGAAAAAAGCGCGATTTCTGTGAGTGAAATGATCGAAAATTTACGTGCAAATCAGGAAGCGGTCGCAAACTGGTCGGAAAACTTGGCGATTTTAGCCGATCGCGGCGTCAATCAAGGTATTTTGGAACAACTGCGAAATATGGGACCGGAGGGTGCTGCCTATGTACGCGAGCTTGTGAACGCGTCGGATGAAGAGTTAGAAGAACTCAATACAGAATTTCAAAAAGGCGGCGAAACGGCACGTGTATCGCTGGAAAATGAAGTACGAAGCGCGGGTGGAACGGTGCCGGATGAAGTGACAAATATGGTTGCACAAACCGGAAGCACCTTAGCGTCCGAAATTGCCGCGGCGAACTTTGCGGGAGCCGGACAAAACATCGCACAAGGCACCGCAGACGGAATCAAGCAAGGTACGGGTAAAGCAACGGGCGCGACAAAGGATATGGCGGATAAGATTCAAAGCTCGTTCCGTGGGAGTCTTGATATCCATTCGCCGTCGGGGAAATTTAAGTTATTCGGTCAAGACACCATGGAAGGGCTTACGATCGGCATTAAGGGCGCGGCGCCCAAAGCGGTTGCAGCGACAAAATCGGTTGCTACATCTGTTATTTCCGGCTTTCGATCTTGTATATCGGCGGCGGCTTCCGCCGGGCGCGACACCGGAAACGGCTTTTACAACGGGCTTGCAGCAACGAGATGGTCGATCTACTCGTTAGCGCAAGGAATTGCGGACAATGTGGCGTCAACGATTCGCAGGGCGCTGCAAATTCACTCCCCGTCGCGTGTAACGAAACTTTTGGGGCGCTATACCGGGGAGGGATTCGCCGAGGGCTTAGAGGGCGAAATTCGTTCCGTTGGAGCATTGAGCGAAAAATTGGCGGATGCCGCTCTCCCACGCGTTGACCTTTCCGGCGCGTTTTCCTTTGCAAAACCGGGGGCGGCTGCAAGCACGACAAACAGCACAACAAATCACAACGAGCGGACAAAGAATGTTTTTTATGTCGAAAAAATCATCTGGAACGGCAAGGAAGACATTCGCCGCACGATGGACGAGATGGGCTGGATTGTTGGGCAGGAGAATTGGAGATTGCAAAATGCATGA
- a CDS encoding phage portal protein: protein MLNELKTWMTRVGVKLGIIKELNTINEHRKVALDESAYDRILLDRSIYKGYVPKWHDLLYRTSSGEKRKRRMQSLGMGKVLAQKMAGLIFNEKAEIDVSIAGTTPTDGKEDPANAFIQETLRKNGFYKNFQRYLEYGYAMSGMAMKVYVHNGVVKLAYAKADAFFPLSHDSENIDEALFVSKERKGRKFYTLLEWHEWEGKNYVITNELYESEQNDRIGHKVPLATLYEDLQERTVLENLSHPLFVYFKLNTANNMEMDSPLGVSIFDNSYDTLYALDYMYDFFLHEFKLGKRRIAVDAAMLRPVMDPEKRERMAFDPDETVFNALNMENGNVTDLSVPLRTQEIIQAINAQLEILAMQTGFSAGTFTFDGQSVATATQVIAENSQTYQTRNSHSVLVEEGIQELVQAILAVGSLYGLYTGSLDVSVKVNFDDSLAEDRQSKYNYYSTAVHDELIPKREAIMRIFKLTEKQAMAWMEEIKEEGVPKISPEVSDLFGVPSAGAENMRS, encoded by the coding sequence ATGCTGAATGAACTGAAAACATGGATGACGAGAGTAGGTGTGAAATTGGGCATTATCAAAGAACTCAATACAATCAACGAGCACAGGAAAGTTGCACTGGACGAAAGCGCATACGACAGAATACTTTTAGACCGAAGCATATACAAGGGTTATGTGCCGAAATGGCACGATCTTTTGTACCGCACATCGAGCGGGGAAAAGCGCAAGCGTCGGATGCAGTCTCTTGGCATGGGCAAAGTATTGGCGCAGAAAATGGCGGGGTTAATTTTTAACGAGAAGGCAGAAATTGACGTGTCCATTGCAGGAACTACGCCGACAGATGGCAAAGAGGATCCGGCGAACGCCTTCATTCAAGAAACGCTGCGGAAAAACGGTTTTTATAAAAACTTTCAGAGGTATTTAGAGTATGGCTACGCGATGAGCGGAATGGCGATGAAAGTATACGTCCATAACGGCGTTGTGAAGCTTGCCTATGCAAAGGCGGACGCGTTTTTCCCTCTTTCGCACGACAGCGAAAACATCGATGAAGCGCTTTTTGTAAGCAAGGAAAGAAAAGGACGGAAGTTTTACACGCTCTTGGAATGGCATGAGTGGGAGGGGAAAAACTACGTCATTACAAACGAATTATACGAAAGCGAACAGAACGACCGAATCGGACATAAGGTGCCGTTAGCGACACTTTATGAAGACTTGCAGGAGCGAACGGTTCTTGAAAATCTTTCCCATCCGCTTTTTGTATATTTCAAGCTGAACACCGCAAACAACATGGAGATGGACTCTCCGCTGGGCGTGAGTATTTTTGACAACAGCTACGACACCCTCTATGCGCTGGACTATATGTATGATTTTTTCCTGCATGAGTTTAAATTGGGAAAACGCCGCATTGCAGTTGACGCGGCGATGTTGCGCCCGGTGATGGACCCGGAAAAACGGGAGCGTATGGCGTTTGACCCGGACGAAACCGTATTCAACGCGTTGAACATGGAGAACGGGAACGTGACGGATTTGTCCGTGCCTCTTCGCACGCAGGAGATTATACAGGCGATCAATGCGCAGCTTGAAATTTTAGCCATGCAAACAGGATTCAGCGCCGGAACCTTTACGTTTGACGGGCAGAGCGTTGCAACCGCAACGCAGGTTATCGCGGAAAATTCGCAGACGTATCAAACGAGAAATTCCCATTCGGTGCTTGTTGAGGAGGGAATTCAGGAGCTTGTACAGGCAATCCTTGCCGTTGGCAGCTTGTATGGACTTTATACCGGGAGCCTTGATGTTTCAGTCAAAGTCAATTTTGATGACAGCTTAGCGGAAGACCGACAGAGCAAGTATAACTATTATTCCACCGCCGTCCATGATGAACTCATTCCAAAACGAGAAGCCATCATGCGCATTTTCAAGTTGACGGAAAAACAAGCGATGGCATGGATGGAGGAAATCAAGGAAGAAGGCGTGCCGAAGATATCGCCGGAGGTAAGCGATCTATTCGGTGTTCCGTCCGCAGGCGCAGAAAATATGAGGTCATAG
- a CDS encoding minor capsid protein, giving the protein MSLKMEMDIDLSDVTRQLKNGCTQILPVTSQQVAKDSNYFIPKDTGALESSVFSASNWKNGEVIWSTPYARRLYWNPQYNFSTDVNPNARGLWFEAAKARFLSDWENVAKGVFGL; this is encoded by the coding sequence GTGAGTCTCAAAATGGAGATGGATATTGACCTTTCCGACGTAACGCGTCAACTGAAAAATGGATGTACACAGATTCTCCCGGTGACGTCGCAACAGGTAGCAAAAGACAGCAACTATTTCATTCCAAAGGACACAGGGGCGCTGGAATCGTCTGTTTTTAGCGCGTCGAACTGGAAAAACGGAGAAGTTATCTGGTCTACGCCGTATGCGAGGCGCCTTTACTGGAACCCGCAGTACAATTTTTCGACGGACGTCAACCCGAACGCCCGCGGGCTATGGTTTGAAGCGGCAAAAGCGCGGTTTTTATCCGACTGGGAAAATGTCGCGAAAGGGGTGTTTGGATTATGA
- a CDS encoding phage tail tube protein, with the protein MARTKNAKTKYEVKLKEGAGDYVRLGKFISTITNNSEDEIEETAYYDGDGTVTSTVKGTKESFEFSGVYDPEDPGQKLIDGLKDKDGDGRVILLKVTDPEGNIEDGPATVTNIVTRGGEASDYAPFTCTITRNEKPKRSKATPGA; encoded by the coding sequence ATGGCACGGACAAAAAACGCAAAAACAAAATACGAAGTGAAGCTGAAAGAGGGCGCGGGCGACTACGTCCGTTTGGGGAAATTTATTTCCACCATCACCAATAACAGCGAGGATGAAATCGAGGAAACCGCCTATTACGACGGAGACGGAACAGTCACAAGCACCGTAAAAGGAACGAAAGAGTCTTTTGAGTTTTCCGGCGTTTATGATCCGGAAGATCCCGGGCAGAAACTTATTGACGGTTTGAAAGACAAGGACGGAGACGGGCGCGTTATCCTGTTGAAAGTGACTGATCCGGAGGGGAACATCGAAGATGGACCAGCGACTGTCACAAATATTGTGACGCGCGGCGGGGAAGCAAGTGATTATGCGCCTTTTACCTGCACGATCACAAGAAACGAAAAGCCGAAGCGCTCAAAAGCGACTCCGGGAGCGTAA
- a CDS encoding phage minor capsid protein encodes MVRARSVEESFLLMEEELLEEIGASVGKAIEQDEVERILKKARNEKELSDLCAAIVAYYAIEQQDGARFFVQETAIQSGEQMRERIKKILPDEKAQLDRLPVQEEARIEEEAQKAVRIVEEIQRSVLNGANEIYDDILMQAAKEVQIGRKTYRKAAQDAAKKWAEKGIPVLRTKSGARLTIESYIPMVLRAEQKRAATMAQEVELDAYGIDLVELSSHAGSRLSHIPFQGRIYSRSGTSDKYPPLAKTGYGEVDGMVTGINCRHQMYPYIEGVSKKRFEPYDAEESKKEYLESQEQRRLERAVRRAKLEKRMLENTGADDLDVKRADSKIRKRQAALREFVDQTGRTRRYERERLFADKGEKQ; translated from the coding sequence ATGGTTCGCGCGCGATCGGTAGAGGAATCCTTTTTGCTCATGGAAGAAGAACTGCTCGAAGAAATCGGAGCGTCCGTTGGAAAGGCGATCGAACAGGACGAAGTGGAGCGCATTTTGAAAAAAGCGCGAAACGAAAAGGAACTGTCCGATTTATGCGCGGCGATTGTTGCCTACTATGCAATCGAGCAGCAAGATGGCGCCCGATTTTTTGTACAAGAAACAGCGATACAAAGCGGCGAACAAATGCGAGAACGCATAAAAAAGATTTTGCCCGACGAAAAAGCGCAGCTTGATCGCTTGCCCGTGCAGGAAGAAGCGCGAATCGAAGAGGAAGCACAAAAAGCGGTGCGCATTGTCGAAGAAATCCAAAGAAGCGTTTTGAACGGCGCGAATGAAATATACGACGACATCCTCATGCAAGCCGCAAAGGAAGTACAGATCGGACGGAAAACATACCGAAAAGCGGCACAAGACGCGGCGAAAAAGTGGGCGGAGAAAGGAATTCCCGTATTGCGTACAAAAAGCGGGGCAAGGCTAACGATCGAAAGCTACATTCCGATGGTGCTGCGCGCCGAGCAAAAAAGAGCCGCAACGATGGCGCAGGAAGTTGAACTGGACGCATACGGAATTGACCTTGTTGAACTCTCCTCTCATGCGGGGAGCCGGTTAAGTCACATACCCTTTCAGGGGCGTATTTACAGCAGGAGCGGAACAAGTGATAAATATCCGCCTCTTGCGAAAACCGGATACGGGGAAGTGGACGGAATGGTTACGGGAATCAATTGCAGGCACCAGATGTACCCATATATCGAGGGCGTGAGCAAAAAGCGTTTTGAACCGTATGACGCGGAGGAAAGCAAGAAAGAATATCTGGAATCGCAAGAACAAAGGAGATTAGAGCGTGCGGTGCGTCGTGCGAAGCTGGAAAAAAGAATGCTTGAAAATACCGGGGCGGATGATCTTGATGTGAAGCGCGCGGATAGCAAGATTCGCAAACGACAGGCGGCTTTACGAGAATTTGTCGATCAGACTGGAAGAACGCGGCGTTACGAGCGGGAGCGATTATTTGCGGACAAAGGAGAGAAGCAATGA
- a CDS encoding phage scaffolding protein, with protein MDRKKLSEFGITEEAAEKVMAEYGKDVQGLKAQVQTMTAENENLKAQIKERDKDLSDLKEKAEAGSKEALASLQEKYDADAKKWEADLQKTRMQSAVDLGLTKAKARNLVATKALLKMDDLKLSDDGSLQGFSEQLQKIQEENPYLFEETEPQQNSEEKKPQFSKAGNASVGETTHADKLAEALGLTTKE; from the coding sequence ATGGACAGAAAGAAGTTGAGCGAATTCGGAATCACAGAAGAGGCAGCAGAGAAAGTTATGGCAGAGTACGGAAAGGACGTGCAAGGACTCAAAGCACAAGTACAAACCATGACAGCGGAAAATGAAAACCTGAAAGCGCAGATTAAAGAGCGGGACAAGGACTTATCCGACCTAAAGGAAAAGGCGGAAGCGGGGAGCAAAGAAGCGTTAGCGAGTTTGCAAGAAAAGTATGACGCGGACGCCAAAAAATGGGAAGCCGATCTCCAAAAAACGCGAATGCAATCCGCGGTAGATCTGGGACTTACAAAAGCAAAGGCAAGAAACCTTGTCGCAACAAAAGCACTTTTGAAAATGGACGACCTGAAACTTTCTGACGATGGAAGTTTGCAGGGCTTTTCTGAACAGCTTCAAAAGATTCAGGAAGAAAATCCGTACCTCTTCGAGGAAACCGAACCGCAACAAAACAGCGAAGAAAAAAAGCCGCAGTTTTCAAAGGCGGGAAACGCCAGTGTGGGCGAAACTACACATGCCGATAAACTTGCGGAAGCGCTTGGACTTACAACAAAGGAGTAA